From Deltaproteobacteria bacterium, the proteins below share one genomic window:
- the hypE gene encoding hydrogenase expression/formation protein HypE has translation MKDIILLDHGSGGKASHRLIETRLLPRLDNPMLRVLDDGAVFDSPGPRLAMTTDSYVVSPLFFPGGDIGKLAVCGTVNDLAMCGAVSGHLSLSLVIEEGFPLADLDRVLASIAETAQEAGVMVVTGDTKVVPRGAADRLFINTAGVGPVREGANLSARFVKPGDCVILSGNMGDHGAAIMALRNGLNFADEIKSDAAPLNGLAEAIMATGADVHCLRDPTRGGVGTTLCVAGACDITGLEPLYLANEGKLLCFVAQADAQKALEAMKGHPYGKNAVIIGCVEENQEPMVYMKTIAGGTRVVDMLAGEQLPRIC, from the coding sequence ATGAAAGACATCATCCTTCTGGATCACGGAAGCGGGGGCAAGGCGTCCCACAGGCTCATAGAAACCCGCTTGCTTCCGAGGCTTGACAACCCCATGCTCCGGGTTCTGGACGACGGGGCCGTGTTCGATTCCCCCGGCCCAAGGCTTGCCATGACGACCGACTCCTACGTGGTCTCGCCTCTCTTTTTTCCGGGCGGGGACATAGGAAAACTGGCGGTCTGCGGCACGGTGAACGATCTTGCCATGTGCGGGGCGGTTTCCGGGCACCTGAGCCTGTCGCTGGTAATAGAGGAGGGCTTTCCGCTCGCCGATCTGGACCGGGTTCTGGCTTCCATCGCCGAAACCGCGCAAGAGGCCGGGGTGATGGTGGTTACGGGCGACACCAAGGTAGTGCCAAGAGGCGCGGCTGACAGGCTTTTCATAAATACCGCCGGGGTCGGGCCGGTGCGGGAGGGGGCGAATCTCTCGGCCCGGTTTGTAAAACCCGGAGACTGCGTGATTCTTTCGGGGAACATGGGCGATCATGGAGCCGCCATCATGGCCTTAAGGAACGGATTGAATTTCGCGGATGAAATAAAAAGCGACGCGGCTCCGTTAAACGGCCTCGCGGAAGCCATAATGGCCACCGGAGCGGACGTTCACTGCCTGCGCGACCCAACCAGGGGCGGGGTGGGGACAACGCTGTGCGTGGCCGGGGCCTGCGACATAACTGGCCTTGAGCCCCTTTACCTGGCCAACGAGGGAAAACTTCTGTGCTTCGTGGCCCAGGCCGACGCCCAAAAGGCTTTGGAGGCCATGAAAGGGCACCCATACGGAAAGAACGCCGTTATCATAGGATGCGTGGAGGAAAACCAGGAGCCCATGGTTTACATGAAAACCATCGCCGGAGGAACAAGGGTGGTGGATATGCTGGCGGGGGAGCAGCTTCCGAGAATATGCTGA
- the hypF gene encoding carbamoyltransferase HypF, giving the protein MEDDAPSAEALAILVEGICQGVGFRPFTVNLAQSKGVSGYVMNTESGVNIRVEGAPSNLSAFLKDLVRLAPPLSRITRVSSRPETVSGLTGFSIRESEKHAASSALVPPDACVCRACLDEIFDEKDRRHRYAFTNCTHCGPRFTIIEKMPYDRRHTGMSGFSMCEKCSAEYDDQNHRRFHAQPNACADCGPKLGLLDANGAEVAGDPLGEAGRLLGEGYIVAVKGLGGFHLAADAENDRAVNEIRRRKNRFEKPLALMCRSVDEALSFARVTQKEKRLLESVERPIVILSKKEPNRISPFVAPGLAHYGVMLAYTPLHHLLLADGFSALVMTSANRAGEPLCANDSEALERLAGIADFFLTNDRPIINRCDDSVAWVAASKTGLLRRSRGYAPSPVFLKQDVIPLLAVGAQLKNTFCLASDDRAFLSQHIGGLDNLETLNFFSESLKGMKSLLEIAPEIVAHDMHPDYLSTRYALKQEGKALFGVFHHHAHIASVMAENGVSGPVIGLAADGAGLGPDGKIWGGEALIADFTGFRRAGHLSYSPMPGGEAAVREPWRMALGYLLSALGEDAKNLPLPLWEKVPPGKIGAVSSIIEKSVNCPLTSSLGRLFDGVAAMAGIRTEASYEGQAAMEIEAAADVAEQGFYEGDLITDGDGITVSVFSIIRAVARDISRGAPVPAVSGRFHNTLVRAFTELCIKIRLDTGIGRVAISGGVFQNRLLFSRLVRSLKKSGFQVFVHRLVPANDGGICLGQALVASACVKKGLSHALVE; this is encoded by the coding sequence ATGGAGGATGACGCGCCATCTGCGGAAGCCCTCGCCATATTGGTAGAGGGAATCTGCCAGGGGGTGGGCTTCCGTCCCTTTACGGTAAACCTTGCCCAGAGCAAGGGCGTTTCGGGATATGTAATGAACACCGAAAGCGGCGTCAACATAAGGGTGGAGGGCGCGCCGTCAAATCTTTCGGCCTTTCTGAAAGACCTTGTGCGGCTGGCCCCGCCCCTGAGCCGCATCACGAGGGTTTCATCCAGGCCGGAAACCGTTTCGGGCCTGACCGGCTTTTCCATACGCGAAAGCGAAAAACACGCAGCCTCATCCGCCCTCGTTCCGCCGGACGCCTGCGTATGCCGGGCCTGCCTTGACGAGATTTTTGACGAAAAGGACCGCAGGCATCGTTACGCATTTACCAACTGCACCCATTGCGGGCCGCGCTTCACCATAATCGAAAAAATGCCTTACGACCGCCGCCATACCGGCATGAGCGGTTTTTCCATGTGCGAAAAATGCAGCGCCGAATATGACGACCAAAACCACCGCCGCTTCCACGCCCAGCCCAACGCCTGCGCGGACTGCGGCCCAAAGCTCGGATTACTGGACGCCAATGGCGCGGAGGTGGCCGGGGACCCCTTGGGGGAGGCAGGGAGGCTTCTTGGGGAAGGCTATATAGTGGCGGTAAAGGGCCTCGGGGGATTTCACCTGGCAGCTGACGCAGAAAATGACCGGGCCGTAAACGAAATAAGGCGGCGGAAAAACCGCTTTGAAAAACCATTGGCGCTCATGTGCCGTTCGGTGGATGAGGCCCTCTCCTTTGCCAGGGTCACGCAGAAAGAAAAGCGGCTCCTGGAATCCGTGGAGCGGCCCATAGTGATCCTTTCCAAAAAAGAGCCGAACAGAATTTCTCCCTTCGTGGCTCCGGGGCTCGCCCATTACGGTGTGATGCTGGCCTATACGCCCCTTCATCATCTTTTGCTGGCCGATGGTTTTTCGGCCCTTGTCATGACCAGCGCCAACCGGGCGGGAGAACCCCTCTGCGCGAACGACTCCGAGGCTCTCGAACGCCTTGCCGGAATAGCCGATTTTTTCCTCACCAACGACCGGCCCATAATAAACAGGTGCGACGATTCCGTGGCCTGGGTTGCCGCCTCCAAAACAGGGCTTTTGCGAAGGAGCCGGGGCTATGCCCCGTCCCCCGTGTTTTTGAAGCAGGATGTTATTCCGCTGCTTGCAGTGGGAGCACAGCTTAAAAATACCTTCTGCCTCGCAAGCGACGACCGGGCCTTTTTAAGCCAGCACATAGGCGGGCTCGATAATCTTGAAACCCTGAATTTTTTTTCGGAATCCCTGAAAGGCATGAAAAGCCTTCTGGAAATCGCGCCCGAAATAGTCGCCCACGACATGCACCCGGATTACCTTTCAACCCGATACGCCCTGAAACAGGAGGGGAAGGCGCTCTTCGGGGTCTTTCACCATCACGCCCACATAGCCTCGGTAATGGCCGAAAACGGCGTCTCCGGGCCGGTGATCGGCCTTGCTGCGGACGGCGCGGGCCTTGGGCCTGACGGCAAAATCTGGGGGGGCGAGGCATTGATTGCGGATTTCACAGGTTTCCGGCGGGCAGGCCATCTTTCATACTCGCCCATGCCGGGCGGTGAGGCGGCTGTCCGCGAGCCCTGGCGCATGGCCCTTGGTTATCTTCTATCCGCCCTTGGTGAGGATGCCAAAAATCTTCCCCTGCCCCTTTGGGAGAAAGTCCCGCCCGGAAAAATCGGGGCCGTTTCCTCAATCATCGAAAAATCGGTGAACTGCCCTCTTACGTCAAGCCTGGGAAGGCTTTTTGACGGAGTGGCGGCGATGGCCGGAATCCGCACCGAGGCCTCCTACGAGGGACAGGCAGCGATGGAGATTGAGGCCGCAGCCGACGTTGCGGAACAGGGCTTTTACGAGGGAGACCTTATTACTGACGGCGACGGTATTACGGTTTCGGTTTTTTCCATCATAAGGGCGGTTGCGCGGGACATATCCCGGGGCGCTCCGGTTCCGGCTGTGAGCGGGCGTTTTCACAACACGCTTGTGCGGGCCTTCACGGAGCTTTGCATCAAAATCAGGCTCGACACCGGGATAGGCCGGGTCGCAATTTCGGGAGGGGTTTTCCAGAACCGCCTGCTTTTTTCAAGGCTTGTGCGATCCTTGAAAAAATCCGGTTTCCAGGTTTTCGTCCACCGCCTTGTTCCGGCCAACGACGGCGGAATCTGCCTGGGCCAGGCCTTGGTTGCTTCCGCCTGCGTGAAAAAAGGACTTTCCCATGCCCTTGTCGAATAA
- a CDS encoding hydrogenase iron-sulfur subunit: MDTYKPRIVCFACKFGWGYLFPERFDEAKTPEWIPVACSGKIEVRHILSAIKKGADGILILVCREGNCHFQDGNFKTEAKAVITQSVLTAHGIDASRVRIVSDIDPDGATIQKLVTDLRQDIQKLGPVTVL; this comes from the coding sequence TTGGATACCTATAAGCCCAGGATCGTGTGTTTTGCGTGCAAGTTCGGCTGGGGCTACCTGTTTCCCGAACGCTTCGACGAGGCCAAAACCCCGGAATGGATACCCGTTGCATGCAGCGGAAAGATCGAGGTGAGGCACATCCTTTCCGCCATCAAAAAGGGGGCGGACGGGATTTTGATCCTCGTGTGCCGGGAGGGCAACTGCCATTTCCAGGACGGCAACTTCAAGACCGAGGCCAAGGCGGTTATAACCCAGAGCGTCCTTACGGCGCACGGGATAGACGCCAGCCGCGTGCGCATAGTCTCCGACATCGACCCGGACGGGGCAACCATCCAAAAGCTCGTAACGGATTTAAGGCAGGACATTCAGAAGCTGGGACCCGTAACGGTCCTGTGA
- a CDS encoding DMT family transporter — MWIIITLVCAFFFATSDALSKAALRDSPPFGVAWVRYALGAPFLWVFLPWCRLPPEIGQYALYFALAMPLEILAIVFYMRALSRSPLSLTVPFLAFTPVAAIFTGWLILGEKPNLAGIGGVFLVAGGAYVLSLRKEVPGLLSPFRLLLVERGSLMMLAVAMIYSVTAIAGKKMVLLSSPFFMAISYNLGMSIALTFFLALRHGPQIFPKLVTRPILWAVGLSESLHAATHVIAITMAPAAYMIAVKRVSLFFGVLYGIFLFREGSAAFRLAGSLIMLLGVFTLAFFR, encoded by the coding sequence ATGTGGATAATAATAACCCTTGTATGCGCCTTTTTTTTCGCCACCTCGGACGCCCTTTCCAAGGCGGCTCTCAGGGACAGCCCGCCCTTTGGCGTTGCCTGGGTTCGCTACGCCCTGGGCGCGCCGTTTTTGTGGGTATTCCTGCCCTGGTGCCGACTGCCGCCCGAAATCGGCCAGTACGCCTTATATTTCGCCCTGGCCATGCCTCTGGAGATACTGGCCATAGTCTTCTACATGAGGGCACTTTCCCGCTCGCCACTCAGCCTTACGGTCCCCTTTCTGGCCTTCACCCCGGTTGCTGCCATTTTTACGGGCTGGCTCATCCTGGGCGAAAAGCCCAACCTCGCCGGAATCGGAGGCGTCTTCCTGGTGGCCGGGGGAGCCTATGTGCTTTCCCTTAGAAAGGAGGTGCCCGGCCTTCTGTCCCCCTTCCGCCTGCTTCTGGTGGAGCGGGGGTCGCTGATGATGCTGGCGGTGGCCATGATATATTCGGTGACCGCCATTGCGGGAAAAAAGATGGTGCTGCTCTCCTCCCCCTTTTTCATGGCCATATCGTATAACCTCGGAATGAGCATTGCCCTTACCTTTTTTCTCGCCCTAAGGCACGGGCCGCAGATATTTCCCAAGCTGGTCACACGCCCCATTTTGTGGGCGGTAGGTCTTTCCGAATCCCTGCACGCCGCCACCCACGTAATCGCCATAACCATGGCCCCGGCTGCCTACATGATAGCGGTAAAGAGGGTCTCCCTGTTTTTCGGGGTTCTTTACGGGATTTTTCTTTTCAGGGAGGGCTCGGCGGCCTTCAGGCTGGCCGGAAGCCTCATAATGCTTCTGGGTGTATTCACCCTCGCTTTTTTCAGATGA
- a CDS encoding Ni/Fe hydrogenase subunit alpha has product MTKKITINPMTRLEGHGKIEIILDDKGDVKDAFWQVEELRGFEVFCLGRPSEEMPRIVPNICGVCPSAHHMASTKALDRVWGVEPTPTAKLLRQLEYNAFYIEDHYIHFFFLAAPDFILGPDAPVAERNILGLLGKVGREIGEKVIDIRKRNRDIIRLLFSKAPHPEGGLPGGMPRGITEQERAVIQETASMSQDFAQFAIKLFKDLVLGDKSCLALIKNPAYSLETCYMALVGENNKASFYEGKVRVIDTRGEQIAFFDPDDYVSHVGEWVEPWNYIKLTHLRNLGWKGLVEGEGTSLYRVGPLARLNVADGMATPLAQKEYEIFFDTLGGKPVHNTLAMHWARLICALQAAEHNKIIADMPELTSRDIRNMNLNLKRKGVGCVEAPRGTLFHHYETDDKGFLTLINLVVATQHNAAPICLSVKKAAQEFIKGGEVREGLLNRVEMAFRAYDPCLACATHSVPGRIGLRLVIRDADGKVLREVS; this is encoded by the coding sequence ATGACGAAAAAGATCACCATAAACCCGATGACGAGGCTTGAAGGCCACGGAAAAATAGAAATCATCCTGGACGACAAGGGTGATGTTAAAGACGCCTTCTGGCAGGTGGAGGAGTTGCGCGGCTTCGAGGTCTTCTGCCTTGGCCGCCCGTCCGAGGAAATGCCCAGGATCGTTCCCAACATCTGCGGCGTGTGCCCCTCGGCCCATCACATGGCCTCCACCAAGGCCCTGGACCGGGTGTGGGGAGTTGAGCCGACGCCCACGGCCAAGCTCTTGCGGCAGCTTGAGTACAACGCCTTTTACATCGAGGATCACTACATCCATTTCTTCTTCCTGGCGGCCCCGGATTTCATCCTGGGGCCGGACGCGCCCGTGGCCGAGCGCAACATTCTTGGCCTTCTCGGAAAGGTGGGGCGGGAAATCGGCGAAAAGGTCATCGATATAAGGAAGAGAAACCGCGACATCATAAGGCTTCTTTTCAGCAAGGCTCCGCATCCCGAAGGCGGGCTTCCCGGCGGAATGCCAAGGGGAATCACCGAGCAGGAGAGGGCGGTCATCCAGGAGACGGCCTCCATGTCGCAGGATTTCGCCCAGTTCGCCATCAAGCTCTTCAAAGACCTTGTTCTTGGCGACAAGTCATGCCTGGCCCTCATCAAAAATCCGGCCTATTCTCTCGAAACCTGTTACATGGCCCTGGTGGGCGAAAACAACAAGGCGTCCTTCTACGAGGGCAAGGTGAGGGTGATCGACACCAGGGGGGAGCAGATCGCCTTTTTCGACCCGGACGATTACGTGAGCCACGTGGGGGAATGGGTGGAGCCCTGGAATTACATAAAGCTCACCCATTTGAGGAATCTTGGCTGGAAGGGCCTGGTGGAGGGGGAGGGCACGTCCCTCTACCGCGTGGGGCCGCTGGCGAGGCTCAACGTGGCGGACGGCATGGCCACCCCCCTGGCCCAGAAGGAATACGAGATATTTTTCGACACCCTGGGCGGAAAGCCCGTGCACAATACGCTGGCCATGCACTGGGCCCGGCTCATCTGCGCCCTCCAGGCGGCGGAGCACAACAAGATCATTGCGGATATGCCGGAACTCACGAGCCGCGACATCCGCAACATGAACTTAAACCTGAAAAGGAAGGGAGTGGGCTGCGTGGAGGCTCCGCGCGGCACGCTTTTCCACCACTACGAAACCGACGACAAGGGATTCCTCACGCTCATCAACCTTGTTGTGGCCACCCAGCACAACGCGGCCCCCATCTGCCTTTCTGTGAAAAAGGCGGCCCAGGAATTCATAAAAGGCGGCGAGGTAAGGGAAGGGCTTCTGAACCGCGTGGAAATGGCCTTCAGGGCCTACGACCCCTGCCTTGCCTGCGCCACCCATTCGGTTCCGGGGCGCATAGGATTAAGGCTCGTGATACGGGATGCAGACGGAAAAGTGCTGCGGGAAGTCTCCTAG
- a CDS encoding oxidoreductase, translated as MPDKPKIAICWLGACGGCDEAVVDLNAALLDVADAVSIVLWPVALDYKYDSVAALPDKSLALAIISGHVRFSEHREIAHMLRKKAKLVLAYGACACFGGTPGLANMVSKKAIYDWVFHKAPTVVNPKGNIPQEKTEIDGETITLPEMYEHVYALNQVIDVDYYLPGCPPPDNLTLNAVNAVLTGDLPPKGSTLAPRRALCDTCPRAKKKPERLEIGEFKRVHEKETDSDYCFLEEGILCLGAATRGGCGESCIRINMPCRGCFGPVPGVDDGGTRFLSALASMLNSADGPSLQKLAASVPDPAGTIYRFTQPSSILGRKKLD; from the coding sequence TTGCCGGACAAGCCCAAAATAGCCATTTGCTGGTTGGGGGCCTGCGGAGGCTGCGACGAGGCCGTGGTGGACTTGAACGCAGCCCTCCTGGACGTCGCCGATGCCGTTTCCATAGTGCTCTGGCCGGTGGCTCTCGATTACAAGTACGACTCGGTGGCGGCGCTTCCCGACAAGTCCCTGGCGCTTGCCATCATAAGCGGCCATGTGCGCTTTTCCGAGCACAGGGAAATCGCGCACATGCTGCGGAAAAAGGCGAAACTCGTGCTTGCCTACGGGGCCTGCGCCTGCTTCGGGGGAACTCCGGGGCTAGCCAACATGGTGAGCAAAAAGGCCATCTACGACTGGGTTTTTCACAAGGCCCCCACGGTGGTCAATCCCAAGGGCAACATCCCCCAGGAAAAGACCGAGATCGACGGCGAAACCATAACGCTTCCTGAAATGTACGAGCACGTCTACGCGCTTAACCAGGTGATCGACGTCGACTACTACCTGCCGGGATGCCCGCCCCCGGACAACCTGACGTTAAACGCCGTGAACGCGGTGCTTACCGGGGACCTGCCGCCCAAGGGCTCGACGCTCGCCCCGCGCCGGGCCTTGTGCGACACCTGCCCGCGCGCCAAGAAAAAGCCGGAAAGACTGGAAATAGGCGAGTTCAAGAGGGTCCACGAAAAGGAAACCGATTCGGACTACTGCTTCCTGGAAGAGGGAATCCTCTGCCTGGGCGCGGCCACCCGTGGAGGCTGCGGCGAAAGCTGCATCCGCATAAACATGCCCTGCCGGGGCTGTTTCGGCCCGGTGCCGGGCGTGGACGACGGCGGCACACGCTTTCTTTCGGCCCTGGCCTCCATGCTGAACAGTGCGGATGGGCCGTCCCTGCAAAAACTGGCCGCAAGCGTACCGGACCCGGCTGGAACCATTTACCGTTTTACGCAGCCATCCTCCATTTTGGGGAGAAAGAAGCTGGACTGA
- the hypD gene encoding hydrogenase formation protein HypD — protein sequence MPLSNNDKIAASCSLLAEKIKEVAPPGARIMEVCGTHTVAVFRHGIRSLLPEGVRLLSGPGCPVCVTPQSEIDLFIRAAGLKGVILATFGDLIRVPGTKASLGEKKAGGADVKVVLSPLDAVKLAAENPKRQVAFAGIGFETTAPATAAAIMAAQAQGLKNFSVICAHKLLPPALTALLAGGKLEIDGLLCPGHVSVIIGARAYEPIARDFKLPCVVAGFEAADILLGLYRLFRQMGEKRVEAENAYERAVSWDGNEKARRIMHSVFEPADAAWRGLGTIPASGLAIKDEFAGFDASKRLGISPEPAPDPPGCLCGQVLTARITPPRCPLYQKACTPENPVGPCMVSSEGACAAYSKYFSPV from the coding sequence ATGCCCTTGTCGAATAATGACAAAATAGCCGCTTCCTGCTCGCTTCTCGCCGAGAAAATAAAGGAAGTTGCGCCGCCCGGAGCCCGCATAATGGAAGTCTGCGGCACCCACACGGTGGCGGTTTTCCGGCACGGCATAAGAAGCCTGTTGCCGGAAGGCGTCAGGCTCCTGTCCGGGCCGGGCTGCCCGGTGTGCGTCACGCCCCAGTCGGAGATCGACCTTTTCATAAGGGCTGCCGGACTTAAAGGCGTGATTCTCGCCACCTTCGGCGATCTCATCCGGGTGCCCGGCACGAAGGCCAGCCTTGGAGAAAAAAAAGCGGGCGGGGCGGACGTGAAGGTGGTGCTCTCCCCCCTGGACGCCGTGAAACTGGCTGCGGAAAACCCGAAAAGGCAGGTGGCCTTCGCCGGAATCGGCTTTGAAACCACCGCTCCCGCAACAGCCGCCGCAATAATGGCCGCGCAGGCCCAAGGGCTTAAAAATTTTTCGGTGATTTGCGCCCACAAGCTGCTTCCTCCTGCGCTCACCGCGCTTTTGGCGGGCGGGAAACTTGAAATTGACGGACTTCTGTGCCCCGGCCACGTTTCGGTGATCATCGGCGCAAGGGCCTACGAGCCGATAGCGCGGGACTTCAAACTCCCCTGCGTGGTGGCGGGTTTCGAGGCGGCTGACATCCTCCTTGGGCTGTACCGGCTTTTCCGCCAGATGGGGGAAAAGCGGGTCGAGGCGGAAAACGCCTACGAGCGCGCCGTTTCCTGGGATGGTAATGAAAAGGCGCGAAGGATAATGCACTCGGTATTCGAGCCCGCAGACGCCGCCTGGCGGGGCCTTGGGACCATACCGGCAAGCGGACTGGCAATAAAGGATGAATTCGCCGGTTTCGACGCCTCAAAGCGCCTGGGCATTTCACCGGAGCCCGCGCCGGATCCGCCCGGATGCCTCTGCGGCCAGGTGCTCACCGCCCGCATCACCCCGCCCCGATGCCCCCTGTACCAGAAGGCCTGCACCCCGGAAAACCCGGTGGGGCCGTGCATGGTGTCGAGCGAAGGCGCGTGTGCGGCTTACAGTAAATATTTTTCGCCCGTCTAA
- a CDS encoding radical SAM protein, whose amino-acid sequence MSLRANPLSPALVREFDRTRSFFARAAICHAPFKSLYFKPRGEVLACCLSDRYELGRYPEQSVMDIWRGARAKDLRRAILRRELPPACGGCRKEIEDGNFTSFSGRWCDGLPYNRKQPTALEFQLGNTCNLECIMCYGVYSSAIRKNRENQPPLQSPYGKDFLEEMGRIIPGISLARFSGGEPFLMDIYYGLWERIIDKNPRCRVRVITNGTVLNRRVRNLLDKAAFDICVSLDSLDPKTYASIRVNAELSQVLENIEWFRKRTAATNRALSVSFCLLRQNFKDLAPVVEYCNQMGAYLSVSPSYYPAETSLRTLSPEALGMVCDHLALVRLPSSNERERYNLDVFNKTANTVRGWLSESLEPAVEVSWEEFRKVAEERFVKQLALESAMLPPDEKNAGTRLVMEKFHAVLDSVSGKWQPDSRHLRAISGTDMTGSYEMFLNLPVEDLKAQLDDLFERPEWWW is encoded by the coding sequence ATGAGTCTTCGCGCCAATCCTCTTTCTCCGGCCCTTGTACGGGAATTTGACAGGACCCGCAGCTTTTTCGCCCGCGCGGCCATCTGCCACGCGCCCTTCAAGAGCCTGTACTTCAAGCCCCGTGGCGAGGTGCTGGCCTGTTGCTTGAGCGACCGGTACGAACTGGGCAGGTATCCCGAACAGAGCGTAATGGACATCTGGCGCGGAGCCAGGGCGAAGGACTTGCGCCGGGCGATTCTCCGCCGCGAACTTCCGCCTGCCTGCGGCGGGTGCCGGAAAGAGATCGAAGACGGGAATTTCACATCGTTCAGCGGAAGATGGTGCGACGGGCTTCCCTATAACCGGAAGCAGCCCACGGCCCTTGAATTCCAGCTCGGAAACACCTGCAACCTGGAATGCATCATGTGTTACGGGGTTTATTCCTCCGCAATCAGAAAGAACAGGGAAAACCAGCCGCCCCTGCAAAGCCCTTACGGCAAGGACTTTCTGGAGGAAATGGGCCGCATCATCCCCGGTATTTCCCTTGCCCGGTTCAGCGGCGGCGAGCCCTTTCTGATGGATATCTACTATGGCCTCTGGGAGAGGATTATCGATAAAAACCCGCGCTGCCGGGTGCGGGTCATCACCAACGGAACGGTGCTCAACCGGCGGGTCAGGAATCTGCTGGATAAGGCCGCCTTCGACATCTGCGTTTCGCTGGATTCCCTGGACCCGAAAACTTACGCGTCAATAAGGGTCAACGCGGAGCTTTCCCAGGTGCTGGAAAACATCGAGTGGTTCCGAAAACGTACAGCCGCAACCAACAGGGCCTTGTCCGTTTCCTTCTGCCTTCTGCGGCAAAACTTTAAGGACCTTGCCCCGGTGGTTGAATATTGCAACCAAATGGGGGCCTATCTATCGGTATCGCCATCCTATTATCCAGCCGAAACATCCCTGCGCACGCTTTCCCCGGAAGCACTGGGAATGGTCTGCGACCATCTTGCCCTGGTCCGCCTGCCGTCGTCAAACGAGCGGGAGAGATATAACCTGGACGTCTTCAATAAAACCGCGAATACCGTCCGGGGCTGGCTTTCGGAAAGCCTTGAGCCTGCGGTGGAGGTTTCATGGGAGGAATTCAGGAAGGTTGCGGAGGAGCGGTTCGTAAAGCAGCTTGCGCTTGAATCCGCCATGCTGCCGCCGGATGAAAAAAACGCCGGGACAAGGCTTGTGATGGAAAAGTTCCATGCCGTTCTCGATTCGGTGTCCGGGAAGTGGCAGCCCGACTCCCGCCACTTGCGGGCCATTTCAGGCACGGACATGACGGGCTCCTATGAAATGTTCCTCAACCTGCCTGTCGAAGACCTCAAGGCCCAGTTGGACGATCTTTTCGAGCGGCCCGAATGGTGGTGGTGA
- a CDS encoding hydrogenase maturation protease translates to MAFQSLLLGMGSPILSDDGVGLFVVRSLVGRIPGLDVDEAHITGLGLLDRICGYERIFLADAMISEKAEPGEVLIFPPSTGTLHLASSHGLDFADLLEMGRSGGLAMPEDVTIYGIPIKTPVAFGEELTGDMAEKFPRIVKIIEADIRRRMALPL, encoded by the coding sequence ATGGCATTTCAATCTTTGCTCCTGGGTATGGGCAGCCCCATCCTGTCCGACGACGGGGTGGGGCTTTTCGTGGTGAGAAGTCTGGTTGGCCGGATTCCGGGCCTTGACGTGGACGAGGCCCACATCACGGGCCTTGGGCTATTGGACCGGATATGCGGCTATGAAAGGATTTTTCTGGCGGACGCCATGATATCCGAGAAGGCGGAGCCTGGCGAAGTGCTGATTTTTCCGCCCTCCACGGGCACCCTTCATCTGGCCTCGTCCCACGGCCTGGATTTTGCGGACCTGTTGGAAATGGGCAGAAGCGGCGGTCTCGCCATGCCGGAGGACGTGACCATCTACGGCATCCCCATCAAAACCCCCGTGGCCTTTGGCGAGGAACTTACCGGGGACATGGCCGAAAAATTTCCCCGGATCGTGAAAATAATCGAAGCCGACATCCGGCGGAGAATGGCCCTTCCCCTGTGA
- a CDS encoding HypC/HybG/HupF family hydrogenase formation chaperone, with amino-acid sequence MCLAVPAKIVSIEGDTALVDSRGVRFSASLALVEDARVGDYLIIHAGYAISVMAPDDAKSAINIIEASGLGGGLSHGG; translated from the coding sequence ATGTGCCTGGCCGTTCCGGCAAAAATCGTTTCCATTGAAGGCGACACGGCCCTTGTGGACTCGCGGGGAGTGAGGTTTTCCGCCAGCCTCGCCCTTGTGGAGGACGCCAGGGTGGGCGACTATCTCATCATCCACGCTGGCTACGCCATAAGCGTCATGGCGCCCGATGACGCCAAAAGCGCCATCAATATCATCGAGGCGTCGGGCCTTGGCGGCGGGCTCTCCCATGGAGGATGA
- a CDS encoding circadian clock protein KaiB (Decreases the phosphorylation of KaiC, a component of the main circadian regulator in cyanobacteria): protein MKPSKNAPATVCEPIKFILFVAGQEPNSVIAARNLERLCQEHLPGCHTIEVIDVFQNMDIAFKNNIIITPTLIKVAPDPSVTIFGSLRDSQKLMHVLRP, encoded by the coding sequence ATGAAACCCTCTAAAAACGCTCCGGCGACAGTCTGCGAGCCTATCAAGTTCATTCTATTCGTGGCCGGACAGGAACCCAACTCCGTGATAGCCGCGCGAAACCTGGAGCGCCTGTGCCAGGAGCACCTCCCGGGCTGCCACACCATCGAGGTCATAGACGTGTTCCAGAACATGGACATCGCCTTTAAGAACAATATCATCATTACCCCCACTCTTATAAAGGTCGCGCCGGACCCGAGCGTCACGATATTCGGAAGCCTGAGAGACTCACAGAAACTGATGCACGTGTTGCGGCCATAG